A region from the Bacillus sp. (in: firmicutes) genome encodes:
- a CDS encoding transposase, with amino-acid sequence MGRQKRIWVPNRFYHIVCRGNRRDPLFKETNDFLAFLHILHQLHEKIPFEIAAYCLMTNHFHLQLRSQHESISKVMALMNKRYANYYNTRYCLTGHVFEKRYFSKLIDNDNGMLEVSRYIHLNPVEAHMVHTPEHYRWSSFYLYMYPKSLPPSFMNIDALLDYFSGTKIEQKKKYVEFVRGYDSAHTSSL; translated from the coding sequence ATGGGACGACAAAAGCGGATTTGGGTACCTAATCGGTTTTATCACATCGTTTGCCGTGGAAATCGACGTGATCCCCTATTCAAGGAAACGAATGATTTTCTCGCTTTTCTTCATATCCTTCACCAGCTTCACGAAAAAATCCCTTTCGAAATAGCTGCATATTGCCTTATGACGAATCATTTTCATTTGCAGCTGCGCTCACAACATGAATCAATTTCTAAAGTCATGGCGCTTATGAATAAACGGTATGCGAATTACTATAATACTCGCTATTGTTTGACGGGACATGTATTTGAAAAGCGCTACTTTAGCAAATTAATTGACAATGATAACGGAATGTTGGAAGTGAGTCGATATATTCATCTCAACCCTGTAGAAGCTCATATGGTTCATACCCCCGAACATTACCGCTGGAGCAGTTTCTATTTGTACATGTATCCAAAATCTCTACCACCCTCATTTATGAATATTGACGCATTATTAGATTACTTTTCAGGAACAAAAATAGAGCAGAAGAAAAAATATGTTGAATTTGTGAGAGGATACGATTCCGCTCATACAAGTAGCTTATAG
- a CDS encoding TRAP transporter substrate-binding protein: MKKMWLGWVFTLILVLLVGCSSSSSSTSENTSSDKPIVIKFSHVTSPDSPKGKAAELFKKLAEERTDGRVKVEVYPSSQLFDDDKALQELPRNTVQIIAPSATKLVSYDPAFQIVDLPFLFTSDEAVYKFFDGEGGQKLSKKLEKHNIKVLGMWANGAKHFTNAKRPLKTPEDFKGLKFRTQTGKVLEKQFEVLGASAVPMAFADVYVALQQGTIDGQENTFNNIDTQSYAEVQKYLTVSGHGRLDYPVLTNAKFWNELPEDIRTTLEEVFEEVTVQQRKWSEELNQQSYENLKESGLEVYELTEEEIKQFQEAMQPVYDEFSDTIGKDLIELAKKLNE, encoded by the coding sequence ATGAAGAAAATGTGGTTAGGATGGGTTTTTACGCTCATTCTAGTGTTATTAGTGGGATGTAGTTCTTCTTCATCTTCAACGAGTGAAAATACATCAAGTGATAAGCCGATTGTTATTAAATTTTCTCATGTTACATCACCAGATAGTCCAAAAGGGAAAGCAGCAGAGTTGTTCAAAAAATTGGCAGAGGAGCGCACGGATGGTCGCGTGAAGGTAGAAGTATATCCTTCTAGCCAATTGTTTGATGATGATAAAGCGTTACAAGAACTTCCAAGAAATACGGTGCAAATTATTGCTCCATCAGCTACTAAACTCGTAAGCTATGATCCTGCTTTCCAAATTGTTGATTTGCCATTTTTATTTACAAGTGATGAGGCAGTTTATAAGTTTTTTGATGGAGAAGGCGGACAGAAACTGTCTAAAAAACTAGAAAAACATAATATTAAGGTGCTAGGTATGTGGGCGAACGGCGCGAAGCATTTTACAAATGCGAAGCGTCCTTTGAAAACGCCAGAAGATTTTAAAGGATTAAAGTTCCGTACACAAACAGGAAAAGTGTTGGAAAAGCAGTTTGAAGTACTCGGCGCATCAGCCGTTCCGATGGCATTTGCTGATGTATATGTTGCATTACAGCAAGGAACAATTGATGGACAAGAAAACACGTTTAATAACATTGATACACAGAGCTATGCTGAAGTTCAAAAATATTTAACCGTTTCTGGACATGGAAGATTAGATTATCCTGTGTTAACGAATGCAAAGTTTTGGAATGAACTTCCTGAAGATATCCGTACAACATTAGAAGAAGTATTTGAGGAAGTGACTGTCCAGCAAAGAAAATGGTCAGAAGAATTAAATCAACAATCCTATGAAAATTTGAAAGAAAGCGGTTTAGAAGTGTATGAGTTAACAGAAGAAGAGATTAAACAATTCCAAGAAGCAATGCAGCCAGTATATGACGAATTTTCAGACACAATTGGCAAAGATTTAATAGAACTGGCGAAGAAATTGAATGAATAA
- a CDS encoding transposase has translation MLDRFHVIQLITDALMRRRYYLDKKGKHQTVRHMNRLLTSELGLLSEEERIQVREWCLQDDNLSQLYKGLQHIRYVLKSTSMTQAKRRWNDWVQLLSGIVVRS, from the coding sequence GTGCTCGATCGATTTCATGTCATTCAACTGATAACAGATGCTTTAATGCGTCGTCGCTACTATTTAGACAAGAAAGGAAAACATCAAACCGTCCGCCATATGAATCGTCTTCTTACATCAGAGCTGGGTTTATTAAGTGAAGAAGAACGGATACAAGTTCGAGAATGGTGCTTACAAGACGACAACTTATCTCAACTTTATAAAGGGCTTCAACACATCCGTTATGTGTTGAAGTCGACTTCGATGACACAAGCCAAACGACGATGGAACGATTGGGTCCAACTTTTGTCCGGAATCGTTGTTCGGTCATGA
- a CDS encoding sensor histidine kinase yields the protein MKKGNSISIRWKVMFLTMVIVLVSVGVGGVVLIGHMIQLKEESLAERAMMTGKTVAQIPQVIEHIEKKEGWRIIQPIVERIRIIHHADYIVVMNMNRVRYAHPSDWKVGTVSKGEDEAAAFAEHTYTSKAKGVEGVAVRAFVPIMNERHEQVGVVVVGQLLPSVWDLFKEIRYEIALTIVIVLGCGLLASLWFASHVKKQMFQLEPHEIARLLVERTAAFHAMHEGVIAIDKHERITIINEKAKQMMQIVGDVVGKPIHEVIPDTRLPEILLTKQSVFQQEIIVGNQLIVSNRVPIEVDGEVVGAVAIFQDRTEVANMAEELTGVRAFVEALRVQNHEYMNKLHTIAGLIQLDKAEEALKFVFEETEEQTALLRFVRSNINDESIAGLLLSKVSRARELGIFLMIDTNSRLLHFPPRLDRHDFVILLGNLIENAFDACQASGKEEQLVEMYIGEHHEQLYIVIEDNGIGMTEDVQKYMLDYGFTTKSGSHRGVGMYLIANILKKSNGQMDIDSQINIGTTITITFPIQTKGETV from the coding sequence ATGAAAAAAGGGAACTCCATTTCTATTAGATGGAAAGTCATGTTTCTTACAATGGTAATTGTACTTGTATCAGTAGGTGTAGGTGGTGTAGTGCTAATTGGTCATATGATTCAGCTAAAGGAAGAATCGCTTGCGGAACGGGCGATGATGACAGGGAAAACAGTAGCGCAAATTCCTCAAGTAATAGAACATATTGAGAAAAAAGAAGGATGGCGCATCATACAGCCGATTGTTGAACGGATACGTATCATTCATCATGCTGATTATATTGTCGTGATGAACATGAATCGTGTACGTTATGCACATCCTTCCGATTGGAAAGTTGGAACCGTTTCAAAAGGGGAAGATGAAGCTGCAGCCTTTGCTGAACATACGTACACATCAAAAGCAAAGGGAGTTGAAGGAGTGGCTGTTCGCGCTTTCGTGCCAATTATGAACGAGAGACATGAACAAGTGGGTGTCGTTGTTGTTGGACAGTTATTGCCTTCTGTATGGGATTTGTTTAAGGAGATTCGGTATGAGATAGCACTTACCATCGTGATCGTTTTAGGATGTGGGCTACTAGCATCGCTATGGTTTGCGTCACATGTGAAAAAACAAATGTTTCAACTCGAACCTCATGAAATTGCCCGTTTACTTGTGGAACGTACCGCAGCATTTCATGCCATGCATGAAGGGGTTATAGCGATTGATAAGCATGAGCGAATTACGATAATCAACGAAAAAGCAAAACAAATGATGCAAATTGTGGGGGATGTAGTCGGTAAACCAATTCACGAAGTCATTCCTGATACACGTTTGCCAGAAATTTTATTGACGAAACAGTCCGTTTTTCAGCAAGAGATTATTGTAGGAAATCAGTTGATCGTAAGTAATCGAGTCCCGATTGAAGTAGATGGAGAAGTGGTTGGGGCAGTTGCCATTTTCCAAGACCGTACAGAAGTAGCGAATATGGCAGAAGAGTTAACCGGGGTTCGTGCTTTTGTTGAAGCTTTGCGCGTTCAAAATCATGAATATATGAATAAATTACATACGATTGCTGGTTTGATTCAATTAGATAAAGCAGAGGAAGCATTAAAATTTGTTTTTGAAGAGACAGAGGAACAGACAGCATTGCTTCGTTTCGTGCGCTCCAATATTAATGATGAAAGCATTGCAGGTTTGTTATTAAGTAAAGTATCGAGGGCAAGGGAGCTTGGTATTTTCTTAATGATTGATACAAATAGCCGTTTGCTCCATTTTCCGCCGCGGCTTGACCGTCATGACTTTGTTATCTTGCTAGGTAATCTTATTGAAAATGCCTTCGATGCTTGTCAAGCAAGTGGAAAAGAAGAACAACTTGTTGAAATGTATATTGGTGAACATCACGAACAGCTTTATATCGTCATCGAAGATAATGGAATTGGAATGACAGAAGATGTACAAAAATATATGCTCGATTACGGCTTTACAACGAAAAGCGGTTCTCATCGAGGGGTGGGGATGTATTTAATCGCGAACATCTTGAAAAAAAGCAATGGTCAAATGGATATTGATTCACAAATCAACATCGGCACAACCATCACCATTACATTTCCGATACAAACAAAGGGGGAAACGGTATGA
- a CDS encoding DctP family TRAP transporter solute-binding subunit has translation MKKWVIFLIVLSGFSWIWLWEREHSSFPYDDEQEGLQDHLVIRFSHVVAEHTPKGLAAQIFASLVHEKSNGAIKVEVYPNAMLYSDEEEIKALQKGDIEMIAPAFSKLTSLSPSWQVLDLPFIFKHEKEANEALRGQLGESLFNELKPLGIHGLAFWANGFKQMTNSVRPLKNPSDFQSLRFRTMPSPVIQRQFELLGATTKAIPFNETYRFLYHGMLDGQENTISNIYTKKFYEVQPFITISNHAYLGYAVLMNEAFWSRLTKEQQDIITEALAEATEWMEKQAEQMNKQQLDILKQDKTLYIHTLTESEKEEWKEKLQPLYEEFLNEIEEPMLQYLPWFETKQLIKDMKHY, from the coding sequence ATGAAAAAGTGGGTCATATTCCTTATCGTATTAAGTGGATTCAGCTGGATATGGCTGTGGGAACGGGAACATTCATCATTTCCTTATGACGATGAGCAAGAAGGATTGCAGGATCATTTAGTCATCCGCTTTAGCCACGTGGTAGCGGAACATACTCCGAAAGGTTTAGCGGCACAAATCTTTGCATCACTTGTACATGAAAAATCAAATGGAGCCATAAAAGTGGAAGTATATCCGAATGCAATGCTATATTCGGATGAAGAAGAGATTAAAGCCTTGCAAAAAGGGGACATCGAAATGATTGCACCCGCATTTTCCAAACTGACATCCCTTAGCCCTTCTTGGCAAGTACTTGACCTGCCTTTTATCTTTAAACATGAAAAAGAAGCAAATGAGGCATTACGCGGACAACTTGGTGAGTCTTTATTCAATGAATTGAAACCGTTGGGCATTCATGGTCTTGCTTTTTGGGCAAACGGCTTTAAGCAAATGACAAATAGTGTTCGACCATTGAAAAATCCAAGCGATTTTCAAAGTCTGCGTTTTCGAACAATGCCAAGCCCGGTTATTCAACGTCAATTTGAATTGCTCGGTGCAACCACTAAAGCAATCCCCTTTAACGAAACATATCGTTTTTTATATCATGGAATGTTAGATGGACAAGAAAACACTATTTCGAACATCTACACAAAAAAATTTTATGAAGTCCAGCCTTTCATTACCATCAGTAATCATGCTTATTTAGGCTATGCAGTGCTAATGAATGAAGCATTTTGGAGCAGATTAACCAAGGAGCAGCAGGATATTATTACAGAAGCATTAGCAGAAGCAACTGAATGGATGGAAAAACAGGCTGAACAAATGAACAAGCAGCAGCTCGACATACTTAAACAAGATAAAACTCTCTATATCCATACTTTAACCGAGAGCGAAAAAGAGGAATGGAAAGAAAAGTTACAGCCTCTTTATGAAGAATTTCTTAATGAAATCGAGGAACCAATGCTACAATATTTACCTTGGTTCGAAACAAAGCAGCTAATTAAAGACATGAAACATTACTAA
- a CDS encoding TRAP transporter large permease — MITVGLFLVFVLLMLLRVPVAFALALSALIFLPFFNFHYESAVIEIFSALNHTSLMAIPGFVFAGIILARGGISKHLIEGLRAWVGHLPGGMAVVTILACMIFAAISGSSPATAAAIGSIMIPGMVQAGYSKKYAMGLVAAAGTLGILIPPSIPLIMYGYVAEQHATISKLFMAGMIPGASLTIILIISAIFYARRHGFGKGEKASWSDRWRYSLKALPGALMPVIILGSIYTGVATPTESSVIAGAYAIIVSALLYRELPFSSWRPILRETIHISSMIFMIIAAAILFKQYLTLAQVPQTIAHWIIDHQFNKWVFIILVNLLFFVLGTFLEAIAIILITLPIFLPVLHDMGINVYHFAIIMTVNLEIAMITPPVGLNLFVVSGVAKEPLEKVIRAILPFLFIMLIELIIIIVWEDLSTFLIR; from the coding sequence ATGATTACAGTCGGATTGTTTCTAGTTTTTGTACTACTCATGTTGCTGCGTGTTCCTGTTGCATTTGCGCTAGCTTTATCCGCACTTATTTTTTTACCTTTCTTTAACTTTCATTACGAGAGTGCAGTAATTGAAATTTTTTCTGCTTTAAATCATACATCATTGATGGCGATTCCAGGTTTCGTTTTTGCTGGCATTATTTTAGCGAGAGGGGGAATTTCTAAACATTTAATCGAAGGATTGCGCGCGTGGGTTGGACACTTACCTGGAGGAATGGCGGTCGTCACCATTTTAGCATGTATGATTTTTGCGGCGATTTCTGGATCGAGTCCTGCTACGGCTGCAGCCATTGGGTCCATTATGATTCCAGGAATGGTGCAAGCGGGTTACAGTAAAAAATATGCGATGGGCTTAGTGGCAGCCGCTGGAACACTTGGAATTCTTATTCCGCCAAGCATTCCGTTAATTATGTATGGATATGTTGCCGAACAGCATGCCACTATTAGTAAATTGTTTATGGCAGGAATGATTCCAGGTGCTTCCTTAACAATCATTTTAATTATATCCGCTATTTTCTATGCACGCCGTCATGGATTTGGAAAAGGAGAAAAAGCATCATGGTCTGACCGTTGGCGTTATTCATTAAAGGCACTTCCAGGAGCACTCATGCCTGTCATTATTCTTGGTTCTATTTATACAGGGGTGGCCACTCCGACAGAATCATCGGTCATTGCTGGTGCTTATGCCATCATCGTATCGGCTCTCTTGTATAGAGAATTGCCATTCTCATCATGGCGTCCTATTTTACGAGAAACCATTCATATTAGTTCGATGATTTTTATGATTATCGCTGCGGCGATTTTGTTTAAGCAATATTTAACACTGGCACAAGTTCCGCAAACTATTGCCCATTGGATTATTGATCATCAATTCAATAAGTGGGTATTCATTATTTTAGTAAACCTACTATTCTTTGTTTTAGGGACGTTTTTAGAAGCCATTGCCATCATTTTAATTACATTGCCAATTTTCTTACCAGTCCTTCACGATATGGGAATTAACGTATATCACTTTGCGATTATTATGACCGTTAACCTCGAAATCGCTATGATTACACCGCCAGTTGGGCTGAATCTGTTTGTCGTCAGCGGTGTAGCCAAAGAACCGCTCGAAAAGGTAATCCGAGCTATCTTGCCGTTTCTATTCATCATGTTAATTGAACTAATCATCATTATCGTGTGGGAAGATTTGTCGACATTTTTAATTCGTTAG
- a CDS encoding transposase — protein MAIDAAKFFQKALICNYLGDVIEKPFFFGINQSGIQDLCSRIEKAKNEVLAERIFIGVEATGHYYEDIVRELGKFGYGVTIINAATAYEERARALNWSKTDDLDLYAIAHALIQNKGMENKLPEGIHRQLRILTRASVVYFILIIYIAMDRFLNQFFNTRDKLKQSK, from the coding sequence GTGGCAATTGATGCAGCTAAGTTTTTTCAAAAAGCTTTAATTTGTAATTATTTAGGTGATGTAATAGAAAAACCATTTTTCTTTGGTATCAATCAGAGTGGCATTCAGGATCTTTGTTCAAGGATAGAAAAAGCTAAAAATGAAGTGTTAGCTGAACGTATTTTTATTGGTGTGGAGGCTACAGGTCACTACTATGAGGATATCGTAAGGGAATTAGGGAAATTTGGATATGGGGTTACTATTATTAATGCGGCAACAGCCTATGAAGAGAGAGCAAGAGCTTTAAACTGGAGTAAAACAGACGATCTAGACCTTTATGCGATTGCCCATGCATTAATTCAAAATAAAGGAATGGAAAATAAATTACCAGAAGGAATTCATCGACAGCTCAGGATCCTCACTCGCGCAAGTGTGGTTTATTTTATTCTAATAATTTATATTGCGATGGATAGGTTTCTAAATCAATTTTTTAATACTAGAGATAAACTTAAACAAAGTAAGTAA
- a CDS encoding response regulator, producing the protein MIRVLLVEDDPMVQAVNAQFVSKVGGFEVVGTAITGEEALMKLEELKPDLVLLDIYMPKRDGKETIREIRMRNELVDVIVISAANDADTVREMLRHGAIDYIIKPFQFERIQQALKRYEKLRNDLNQNKTIAQQQVDCWLYANSKPVHTSLPKGLQQQTLRQVMLYLETQVVPRSAEETAEAIGIARVTARRYLEYLTEAGEIERDVQYGTIGRPIHRYMLRTKRPK; encoded by the coding sequence ATGATACGAGTATTGCTTGTTGAAGATGATCCGATGGTTCAAGCGGTAAACGCTCAATTTGTTTCAAAAGTGGGTGGATTCGAAGTGGTTGGTACAGCAATAACAGGGGAAGAAGCATTAATGAAGCTGGAGGAACTTAAGCCCGATTTAGTATTGCTAGATATTTATATGCCTAAACGCGATGGAAAAGAAACAATACGCGAAATACGAATGAGAAATGAACTCGTTGATGTCATTGTTATATCGGCTGCAAACGACGCGGACACGGTACGTGAAATGTTACGACATGGAGCAATTGATTATATTATAAAACCGTTTCAGTTTGAACGTATTCAGCAAGCATTAAAACGATATGAGAAACTTCGAAATGACCTCAATCAAAATAAGACGATAGCACAACAACAAGTGGACTGCTGGCTATATGCTAACTCAAAGCCTGTGCACACCAGTTTACCGAAAGGCTTGCAACAGCAAACGCTTCGTCAAGTTATGCTGTATTTAGAAACGCAAGTAGTTCCGCGGTCTGCTGAAGAAACAGCAGAAGCAATCGGCATCGCAAGAGTAACAGCAAGAAGATATTTAGAATATTTAACGGAAGCAGGTGAAATAGAAAGAGATGTTCAATACGGGACCATTGGCAGACCGATTCACAGATACATGTTGAGAACAAAAAGACCAAAATGA
- a CDS encoding YifB family Mg chelatase-like AAA ATPase, with amino-acid sequence MTVKVMSVGLKGLEGYRVQVEVQEVPGVTAMVIVGLPDASVKEAKERVSAALYSFGIDFLDKKIIIHLSPPERKKHSPMFDLAMAIGILKSKGHIKDSISPDEAFLGALSLDGTVQPVDGMLPAVLAAKKLGFKRIYLPYDSTLPLHHLKDVDCIFVRTLEETVQWLQGQYILPLSPQKTTPEHFHSPFKNNRDFQHIIGHHQAKRALEIAAAGGHNVLMVGPPGCGKSLLAETFPTILPPLSDDAQLEVISLYQLAGEPCVDGGNPPFRHPHHSASSVSLIGGGTQPKPGEVSLAHRGILFLDEMAEFTKKTLDMLRQPLETGKVTISRISSTVTYPADFILIGAMNPCPCGYLGSRMRYCTCSPKQVQVYRHRVSGPVYDRMDVLLSLEVIDFTREMKISESSETIRNRVEEARRKQYERYGEEMTNGRVPFELLMEKSPLTKGQRQLLQQWASQHQWSNRVQTKIIRLARTISDLKGAKEITDESLWEAMTQRRLKTYTKQQVTAR; translated from the coding sequence TTGACAGTGAAAGTGATGAGCGTTGGATTGAAAGGATTAGAAGGGTATCGGGTGCAGGTGGAAGTTCAGGAGGTGCCGGGGGTTACGGCGATGGTGATTGTTGGTTTGCCGGATGCGTCGGTGAAAGAGGCGAAGGAACGTGTTTCAGCAGCGCTTTACTCTTTTGGCATCGATTTTTTAGATAAAAAAATCATTATCCATTTGTCTCCACCGGAGCGGAAGAAACATAGCCCGATGTTTGATTTGGCGATGGCGATCGGGATTTTAAAGTCGAAAGGTCATATCAAAGACTCCATTTCTCCGGATGAGGCGTTTTTAGGAGCTTTATCGTTAGATGGAACGGTTCAGCCGGTGGACGGCATGCTTCCAGCGGTATTAGCGGCAAAAAAGCTTGGTTTTAAAAGAATTTATCTCCCCTATGATTCCACACTTCCTCTTCATCATTTGAAAGATGTCGATTGCATCTTTGTTCGGACATTAGAAGAAACCGTTCAATGGCTGCAAGGACAATATATTCTACCCTTATCTCCCCAAAAAACTACTCCCGAACACTTTCATTCTCCATTTAAGAATAACAGAGATTTTCAGCATATTATTGGTCATCATCAAGCAAAGCGAGCGTTAGAAATCGCTGCGGCAGGCGGGCATAACGTGTTAATGGTTGGACCTCCTGGCTGTGGAAAAAGTTTATTGGCCGAAACATTTCCGACGATTCTCCCGCCACTTTCTGACGATGCACAACTGGAAGTGATTAGCTTGTATCAGCTAGCAGGGGAACCATGTGTGGATGGAGGAAATCCACCATTTCGTCATCCTCATCATTCCGCTTCATCGGTCTCTTTAATTGGTGGGGGAACGCAGCCAAAGCCTGGTGAAGTGTCGCTGGCCCATCGCGGTATTTTGTTTCTTGATGAAATGGCAGAGTTTACAAAAAAGACATTGGACATGCTTCGTCAGCCATTAGAGACAGGGAAAGTGACGATTAGCCGCATTTCTTCGACAGTGACTTATCCTGCTGACTTTATTCTGATTGGGGCAATGAATCCGTGTCCGTGTGGATATTTAGGATCAAGAATGCGCTATTGTACATGCAGTCCGAAACAAGTTCAAGTCTACCGCCATCGTGTGTCAGGACCGGTTTATGATCGAATGGATGTTTTATTATCATTGGAAGTCATTGATTTTACAAGAGAAATGAAGATCTCGGAGTCTTCGGAAACAATAAGAAACAGAGTAGAAGAAGCACGAAGAAAGCAATATGAACGTTACGGGGAAGAAATGACGAATGGGCGTGTTCCCTTTGAATTATTAATGGAAAAAAGCCCGCTCACCAAAGGGCAACGGCAACTGTTACAGCAATGGGCATCTCAGCATCAATGGAGCAATCGTGTACAAACGAAAATTATTCGTTTAGCGAGAACGATTTCTGATTTAAAAGGTGCAAAAGAGATAACGGATGAGTCGCTTTGGGAAGCGATGACACAACGACGACTAAAAACATATACGAAGCAACAAGTAACAGCGAGGTAA
- a CDS encoding TRAP transporter small permease, whose translation MSRWKDWIEAVEDWLAGLLIAGGLGLIFIGVVMRYVFNAPLSFVEEYSGYMIVWGAMIGAVVALRDNHHIRVDMLYQILPQRFQKSVDLFANTMGLLFALFLFVFGIKGIFLDEFSVYRMNLVSIGQGVALWKIYLVMPLIGLLLTIRFIVRIVRLLKGLPESDIEHKDVEMK comes from the coding sequence ATGAGTCGATGGAAAGATTGGATTGAAGCTGTAGAAGATTGGCTTGCAGGATTACTGATTGCAGGGGGACTTGGGTTAATTTTTATTGGGGTAGTAATGCGTTATGTATTCAATGCACCACTGAGTTTTGTAGAGGAGTACTCTGGTTACATGATTGTTTGGGGAGCCATGATTGGAGCGGTCGTGGCGCTTCGTGATAATCATCATATTCGTGTTGATATGTTGTATCAAATTTTACCGCAACGTTTTCAAAAAAGTGTAGATCTATTTGCTAATACCATGGGTCTGTTATTTGCGCTGTTTCTTTTTGTATTTGGAATTAAAGGTATTTTTTTAGATGAGTTTAGTGTGTATCGGATGAATTTAGTATCTATCGGCCAAGGAGTTGCTTTATGGAAAATATATCTTGTTATGCCGTTAATCGGATTGCTGCTGACAATTCGATTTATCGTGCGTATTGTTCGCCTGCTAAAAGGGCTGCCAGAGTCAGATATAGAGCATAAGGATGTGGAAATGAAATGA
- a CDS encoding S-layer homology domain-containing protein gives MKKFISFILVFILVMSAFPSMSPSAATKQKFSDVPTDYWAYNEIQYLSDFGIIKGYSDDTFKPSKPVTRAQAAVMIARALNLSLENHQNHYYDIPSDFWAVKEIAAVTEEGIFPVFEKFEPNLPLTRDIMAYVLTNAYYLPNFIDDLKFTDIDYSNKYRENIAALLSNRITTGYMDNTYRPKGTVTRAQFSVFMSRVLNPDFRKGTALNKELIYTLTDQEFKEAIALGEQDEEELKTYFWQNYSLPFKRKTYDAIEPMTAIVTPYMYTVFASAGSKQLGEKLPDVKTAKSILREEYPVELIYFLVETYEYPGEQKEDSVYIIQDHIQREPLKIEQVNNELSSITDPESGEELIFNSYLVAFDASVLDFEQPATLEVMVEDVPNYRVNTFEYEINFSDYQ, from the coding sequence ATGAAAAAATTCATTTCTTTTATTCTTGTATTCATTTTAGTAATGTCAGCGTTCCCATCGATGTCGCCATCCGCAGCGACGAAACAAAAATTTTCTGATGTCCCAACGGATTATTGGGCATATAATGAAATCCAATACTTATCAGATTTTGGTATCATTAAAGGCTATTCAGATGACACGTTTAAACCATCTAAACCTGTTACAAGAGCACAGGCTGCTGTGATGATTGCTAGAGCTTTAAACCTATCACTTGAAAACCATCAAAATCATTATTATGACATTCCAAGTGACTTTTGGGCGGTAAAGGAAATTGCCGCAGTTACGGAGGAAGGGATTTTTCCTGTATTTGAAAAGTTTGAGCCCAATCTTCCTCTAACACGTGATATTATGGCATATGTATTAACTAATGCTTACTATTTGCCTAACTTCATCGATGATTTAAAATTTACGGATATCGATTATTCCAATAAATATAGAGAAAATATTGCAGCTCTACTTTCCAACCGAATAACAACAGGATATATGGACAATACATATAGACCAAAAGGCACAGTGACCCGTGCACAGTTTTCAGTCTTTATGTCGAGGGTCTTGAATCCTGACTTCCGTAAAGGTACCGCTTTGAATAAAGAGCTTATTTATACCTTAACTGATCAAGAATTTAAAGAAGCGATTGCATTAGGAGAGCAGGATGAGGAAGAATTAAAAACATATTTTTGGCAAAATTACTCTTTGCCATTTAAGAGAAAAACATATGATGCAATAGAGCCTATGACAGCGATTGTAACACCTTATATGTATACAGTTTTTGCTTCTGCGGGTTCTAAGCAACTAGGAGAAAAATTGCCAGATGTGAAAACAGCCAAATCAATATTAAGAGAAGAGTATCCAGTCGAATTGATATACTTTTTAGTTGAGACTTATGAATACCCAGGTGAGCAAAAAGAAGATAGCGTATATATTATTCAAGATCACATTCAAAGAGAGCCATTAAAAATAGAACAAGTTAATAATGAATTAAGCTCTATTACTGATCCAGAGTCTGGGGAAGAACTTATTTTCAACTCATATTTAGTTGCATTTGATGCTTCTGTTCTTGATTTTGAACAGCCTGCTACACTTGAAGTAATGGTTGAGGATGTTCCAAACTATCGAGTGAATACATTTGAATATGAAATTAATTTTAGTGATTATCAGTAA